The genomic region tcctATAACACCCCAACATTTATTCCCAATGGATACAAGGCCATTAAGGTCAGAATTTATCCCCATAATGAGGGACAAAGACCTATAAAAAGGCACAAACAACCAGAACAAAGGTATGCAACTCTTGTGCAACATATGCACTACAATTGTCTAGCCAAATAACAATTGCTCTGTACAATTAAGCTCTAATCTTATTGACTAGATCGTCGGAGGCCCTTTGGCACATGCCACACCAGTATGCTCTGAGAACCTTATCCTTTTTTTGCAGGATCTCACAGCTAGTGTGTTAACATCGTCCATCCCTATAGACGAGGAGTTCAATTGaggattttttgcatcatcagtaACAATGAATGTTGAAACTAGAAAACTAAAGTAAAGGATCAAATAAACATCCAGTaaccttttataatttttttgtatttttctatttcaaaTCTTGCACAACTtattagaaagagagagatatatcaTCAATATTCTCCACTGACTAATAGATATCCTTGAAAATTCTCAATTTCCTTAGTCTTTCAGTAGAATCCTTCTAGTGATGATCTTGAAGATGAACTTTCATAAATAAGGGATGCTAGTGAAGAAGGTGGAGTGGAAGCTCATCTAGAACTTCATTCATCAGCTcatcttcattaaaaaaatggaaaaaagaagatatttttcttctttttgggtgtTCCAATTCCATATGCATTCTTCATCAAATACCACATCCCAGTTGATTTATGGTGCTTGAATTTCACAACTTATAACCCTTAGAGCTTGGATCATACCAATAAACACATACTTCTCACTATGATTATCTAGCTTGGACCTTTCTTGATCCGGTACATGCACATATGCAATGCTCCCAAACAAACATAAGTGAGAAATTGTAGGATTCTTCAGCTCCAAGCTTGCTATGTGGGGTTCTTCCTTGTACAATTCTTACGTGAGACAAAAATGAGTCAAATTGACTACATGAGCAGGTTCATCCCAAACTTCTTTGGACATTGTCATAACTCTTTAACATTGTTTTAGTCATGTTACCACATACCACTATCTACCATACATGTTGGGATTTGAGAAACACCTTCATTCAGATATtccaattataaaaataaaagataaaataaaaaattggtaacccgtgaaaatgaaaatgttgcCATCTAGTTGGAAAATGTCATTCTCACCACGAATCTactagctctgataccatattttTGAAGTTGGTGGGCCTTTACATAATCACATTCCCAAACACTAATACACCACATATAATGGAAGAGACACACTCTCGAAGCACACCAAGGAAGGTAGAATGAATGGAGAAGAGGATGAGAACTCTTTGTTTGGAATGGAGGAAAGCATGAGTGTATATACTATACCATACAATCTTAACTTCCACTATATTCAATtacataatttcaaatttaactACTCCATAGGATAactatttttttgtattaatgAATCAAAGAGTTTCATATGACATATGGCTTGTAGGTACATTTGGTGTGACatggagagaagaagaaaataattccCCTCTTATTATATTTCCCTCTTTCTCCTTTATTTTGAAACAATAATCTGAATGATCATGGACAATTGGGGTTTTTACCCGgaccaccaaaataaaaaagacctCCATAATCTAGGATATTATAGCAATTGGGTTTCGTCATGAATGTGACAGTATTCTGGGGACCCCTGAGAAGTTGTCTACCATCAATGACGTGGAGATTTTTGAAGAAACTAGCCTTGCGAGGCCCTTCTTCCGCGAAATGGCCACTGCCCATTTGTGTTGTGGTGTGCccatctaaattaaaatttaccaCCTCTCCTCCCCATCGAACAAATGAAGCACTATCAGACAGGATCGAGAATATTGAAGATGGCCAATATCCAACGTCTCTGTCCTTAATTTTGAGCCACCAGTCTCCCCTTCCATTAACGTCCTACCTCATTGCACATGTCATGCAAATCAGTTTGTAATATTTTGAATGATAAATAAAGGTATAAAGACTaatgaaagagaaaacaaaTGAATCTTTTTGTGTAGAACAACTTAAATTCACcatcttaaaatataaattaggtaaaaagaaatttcacatagaaaaaaaataaaactttaaattttaaaagttgtCTATAAAAATACATAGACCgggaaaaaagaatttaaaacatACATTGTTACAACTAAAATTATAAGAATTTCAAACATATCTATAACATTTGTTACTGTGAATTTttcttgaggaaaaaaaagtacacatGATATGACCATATATGTCTATCCAGAAATTAGAATTATTTAATAAAgtaattaaattgaaatattgtaCTACCTTCCAAACATAGAACTTGAGTGCAAATTGGTTACTATCATAATGGGAATAACGGTTGATGCTTGCACCCATCGCAATCTGGTTGTCAATTTGAACAAAGCCAGGGCACAACAGATTGTAGCAACCTGTGTTTTCATATGCATCATCCTGTAgccatgattaaaaaaaaaaaaaaaagacgcttttcaaaaaagaaacagTATATGTAAACATGGCTAGTGCTGGCAGGGAAGTCAAATATTAAAACACGTACAGTCCAATATACGAAGACTCTAGTGTTTGTATCTCCATATAACCTTTCGTAAACCTGCCTTTCcgaacaaaataattttgtaaaaaaatgaaaaattattagtaattaAATATTTAGCATACGCCTaaaagaaaagatgatgatgaaattATATATACCATCATGCCGCCTTCAATGGTATCAAGATCTTGACCATAATCACCAGCTGTCATCCAGAATTGAGATAAGCTAAACTCATTTGAAAACTGGGTATGGGGGTTCCACGCGT from Castanea sativa cultivar Marrone di Chiusa Pesio chromosome 11, ASM4071231v1 harbors:
- the LOC142616763 gene encoding protein neprosin-like, which produces MAPPCGSGRRWSRVAKMTFYLFFLIPMSSAGNRNTNTIFGKKQKLEVQQQLKRLNKPALKSIKSPDGDIIDCVDINKQPAFDHPLLKNHTIQMRPSSYPEGFSVNESNDVSSNSELKFTQPWHLNGRCPEGTIPIRRTKEEDLLRAGSAANFGRKKYHTNAQNKVDLNIHEHAVLSENVDKYYGMLAEMNAWNPHTQFSNEFSLSQFWMTAGDYGQDLDTIEGGMMVYERLYGDTNTRVFVYWTDDAYENTGCYNLLCPGFVQIDNQIAMGASINRYSHYDSNQFALKFYVWKDVNGRGDWWLKIKDRDVGYWPSSIFSILSDSASFVRWGGEVVNFNLDGHTTTQMGSGHFAEEGPRKASFFKNLHVIDGRQLLRGPQNTVTFMTKPNCYNILDYGGLFYFGGPGKNPNCP